A portion of the Echeneis naucrates chromosome 5, fEcheNa1.1, whole genome shotgun sequence genome contains these proteins:
- the tcta gene encoding T-cell leukemia translocation-altered gene protein homolog — MEEPWDFEFFSRIADGCLSFLSEFVDDWLANDMRVSIFKILLSWLIFSLIAIHFAWKVYGNTVNDMYYRQGAGQNGGTPDAAPHLSGWESKGDPLKTHRD, encoded by the exons ATGGAGGAACCGTGGGACTTTGAGTTCTTCTCCCGCATCGCCGACGGCTGCTTGTCGTTTCTCTCCGAGTTTGTGGACGATTGGCTCGCCAACGATATGAGAGTCTCCATATTCAAGATCTTACTTAGCTGGCTAATTTTTAGTCTCATCGCAATCCACTTTGCGTGGAAAGTCTACGGAAATACGGTGAACGACATGTACTACCGACAGG GAGCGGGACAGAACGGGGGGACACCTGACGCAGCGCCTCACCTGAGCGGATG GGAAAGCAAAGGAGAtcccctgaaaacacacagagactaa